ACATATTAAATAACTTCGAAAAAGCGACAAAAACTTCCTTCAGTGATGAAGAAATTGCAAAACCTTCTACACAATCAACTGACAATAGTTTCATCGAAAAGCCATTAACATCACCAGTTGAAAAACTTAAACAACCAGACGACGAAATCATCAAAAACCATTCAAAAGAAGACAAAAATTCCAACACAGAAGAAGAGAAAAACGTTACACCTTACCATTTCTGATGAACATAATTTGGAGAATTATAAGGAGGAGTACGCTTGATACCGTTAATCCCCAGTTTAGCATTGTCGTTTGTTACATGTGTCATTACAATTCCGATATTTGGAAAAATAGCATACAAATACGGTATCGTGGACAAACCCAATGGGTCTTTAAAACCACATGAACGTGTTACGCCATATCTTGGAGGGATTGCAATCTTTCTTGGTGTACTCATTTCAACACCATTCGAGATAATTACTAAGCTATCATTAACTATATTGGTTGTATTAGGTCTTTTAGATGATTTACTTGACGTAAATCCAAAAGTAAGGCTTGTTGTAGAGTTCATTGTATCACTTTTGCTTGTTTATAAGTACTTAGGTCTTACATTATTAACGCCGCTGTATTGCTTTTTGGTAGTAGCACTCATAAATGCTACAAACATGCTTGACGGTATGGATGGTGTGTGTGCAAGTGTAGCAATCATATCCGCAATAGGTCTTTGTTTTGTGGTTTCATCAAAGTACGACGTTAACTTGCTAATAAGCTTGATAGGTGCACTGAGTGGATATCTTATTTACAATTTTCCACCTGCTCGTATATTCATGGGTGATAGTGGAAGTTATCTTGTAGGTGGGATATTATCGATAGGTTTAATTTCTTCCTTAAGGAATGCACCATCAAATATCTCATATATAATAGCTTCCTTTATATTTATATCGCTATTTTTATTCGATCTCACAGCAGGTGTTTTGAGAAGACTTGCGAACAAAAAGCCTCCATTTAGTGGAGATAGAGAGCACGTGTATGACAAAATACACAAAAAACTGAAAGATAAAAGAAAGACACTGTACATCGTAATTGCAATCCAAACATTCTTCTTTTCGATAGGATACTTTGGAAAAAGCAACCTAACAACAAGCCTATATGCATTGATCATCACAATTATATGTTACATAACCTTAGCTAAAATACTGAAACTCTTAAATTATTAACCATCGAAGATAAAGGAGGCGAATTTAAGTGTTATCAATTTTTGAAGAAGCACTTTGGTATGCAACAATCCCACTTGTTGCTCTTTTTGCACACAGAGACTATACTTATGAATTCAGTACGCCAAAATATGCTATATTGTGCGTATCTGTTACACTCTTAGGTTTTTATTTATTCTCAAGAGTCATAAAAACTAAGGAATTTAAATTTTTTACAACTCCGATCCATTGGGTCTGGTTAGCATTTTCCATGATATCTTTGTTATCAACGATTAATACTTATAAAGACAATCGATTCTTCTTTAGGCAAGCCATAGATATTGCTCTGTACTTATTCCTTAATGTTTTAATCTCATTCTATCTTAGCTCAAGATTAGAAAGAAAAGAGAATATAATAAAGTTTCTTTTTCTATTTGTGCTAACAGGATTATTCATATCCATTAACGCAATACTTAATTTTTACACTGGCTTTGACATCTTCCTGGGTGAAGTTGGTAAACCATTCGAAAGAGCAAGTATAAAAGCCAACATTGGAAACGTCATTTTCGTTTCGAATTATCTGA
This DNA window, taken from Fervidobacterium sp., encodes the following:
- a CDS encoding undecaprenyl/decaprenyl-phosphate alpha-N-acetylglucosaminyl 1-phosphate transferase: MIPLIPSLALSFVTCVITIPIFGKIAYKYGIVDKPNGSLKPHERVTPYLGGIAIFLGVLISTPFEIITKLSLTILVVLGLLDDLLDVNPKVRLVVEFIVSLLLVYKYLGLTLLTPLYCFLVVALINATNMLDGMDGVCASVAIISAIGLCFVVSSKYDVNLLISLIGALSGYLIYNFPPARIFMGDSGSYLVGGILSIGLISSLRNAPSNISYIIASFIFISLFLFDLTAGVLRRLANKKPPFSGDREHVYDKIHKKLKDKRKTLYIVIAIQTFFFSIGYFGKSNLTTSLYALIITIICYITLAKILKLLNY